From Epinephelus lanceolatus isolate andai-2023 chromosome 12, ASM4190304v1, whole genome shotgun sequence, the proteins below share one genomic window:
- the larp6b gene encoding la-related protein 6b, producing MSNPIGDDAQSAQDEKDHEGELLCLKIKAQLEDLLSDSHLAEDGFLLKHVLKNKQGYVSLKLLTCLRKIKVLTTDWHITLAAALCSETLEVNDECTKVRRREPLPKWLLCSPTSKLLLAWNFTVEEAGEDAAARGLEHPSLAERALQKFSAHGSVTSLWILRPGKELPMELQCYTKRHKELSQHLCAVVKFDHLEEVRKAYNALKAEEEESNSEGMRVVCLGFQSMHHVTKDEPAEENNEDQSGDTPSQENPLETSEDSFQEEPSSPVKLSDETPDTSQPQKPSDNSMRRTSEQISTSCNNQPFSCLNQRYSKKSWCSGDCDIENSQSPWVLRRRNAAGAGHMHAPVLMQRVLRQPFGPDGTRGFRARLKLL from the exons ATGAGTAATCCGATTGG AGATGATGCACAATCTGCTCAAGATGAAAAGGACCATGAAGGTGAGTTGCTCTGCTTGAAGATTAAAGCCCAGTTGGAGGATTTGCTCTCCGACAGCCACCTGGCAGAGGACGGCTTCCTGCTGAAGCATGTGCTGAAGAACAAGCAGGGCTACGTCAGTCTCAAGCTCCTCACTTGCTTGAGAAAG ATAAAGGTCCTGACCACAGACTGGCACATAACTCTAGCAGCAGCATTGTGCTCAGAAACTCTGGAGGTGAATGATGAATGCACCAAAGTGAGGCGGAGAGAGCCGCTTCCCAAGTGGCTGCTGTGTTCCCCCACCAGCAAGCTTCTCCTCGCCTGGAACTTTACTgtggaggaagctggagaagaCGCAGCTGCCCGAGGCCTGGAGCACCCTTCTCTCGCAGAGAGGGCTCTCCAAAAGTTCAGTGCTCATGGCAGCGTTACTTCACTCTGGATCTTGCGTCCTGGCAAAGAGCTCCCCATGGAGCTGCAGTGCTACACCAAGCGTCACAAAGAGCTCAGCCAACACTTGTGTGCAGTGGTGAAGTTTGATCATTTGGAGGAAGTTCGTAAAGCCTACAATGCCCTGaaagcagaagaggaggagtcTAACAGTGAGGGCATGCGTGTGGTATGTTTGGGATTCCAGTCAATGCACCATGTCACCAAAGATGAACCAGCAGAGGAAAACAATGAGGACCAATCTGGGGACACACCTTCCCAGGAAAATCCACTGGAAACCTCAGAGGATTCATTCCAGGAGGAACCCTCTTCGCCAGTTAAACTTTCTGACGAGACTCCAGACACATCTCAGCCCCAAAAGCCCTCCGATAATTCCATGCGAAGAACCTCTGAGCAGATCTCCACCAGCTGTAATAACCAGCCCTTCTCCTGTTTGAATCAGAGGTACAGTAAGAAGAGCTGGTGCTCTGGAGACTGTGATATAGAGAATTCTCAGAGCCCATGGGTGCTGAGGCGCAGAAATGCAGCCGGTGCTGGGCACATGCACGCGCCTGTCTTGATGCAGAGAGTGCTGCGTCAGCCCTTCGGCCCTGATGGCACCAGGGGCTTTCGGGCCAGACTGAAGCTGCTGTAG